One window of the Benincasa hispida cultivar B227 chromosome 3, ASM972705v1, whole genome shotgun sequence genome contains the following:
- the LOC120072636 gene encoding elongation of fatty acids protein 3-like, giving the protein MSPGIIPININDFTYWLSEHPAIVGFRWSHTHSWGSTWSFLFSSIAFYLAFSTAVHLFLSLLLRPGRPVPLGPIPAIHCLSMALISTLISAGILLSSAAEIRDTRWFWRRSKTPFQWLLCFPLGTRPSGRVFFWSYIYYLSRFFHMFRTIFTILRRRRLSFFQLFNHSISTFMSFLWLEFSQSFQVLAILSTSVVYAVVYGYRFWTAIGLRRACFPFVVNCQFVLLGCNLACHVGVLLLHFMKGGCNGIGAWSLNSVLNGAILLLFLNFYLKIHLGKTEDSMKIIKPHQPCYGNLENQSLGRVSEPENFKDKYH; this is encoded by the coding sequence ATGTCGCCCGGAATCATCCCCATCAATATCAACGATTTCACCTACTGGCTGTCGGAGCATCCCGCCATCGTCGGGTTCCGTTGGAGCCACACCCATTCATGGGGTTCCACTTGGTCTTTCCTCTTCTCTTCCATCGCCTTTTACCTCGCCTTCTCCACCGCCGTCCATCTCTTCCTCAGCCTCCTCCTCCGCCCCGGCCGCCCTGTTCCTCTCGGTCCCATTCCAGCCATCCATTGCCTGTCCATGGCCCTAATCTCCACTCTAATCTCCGCCGGCATCCTCCTCTCCTCCGCTGCCGAGATCCGCGACACCCGGTGGTTTTGGCGCCGTTCCAAAACCCCGTTCCAATGGCTCCTCTGTTTCCCCTTAGGAACTCGTCCTTCAGGACGCGTCTTCTTCTGGTCCTACATCTATTATTTGTCGCGATTCTTCCATATGTTTCGAACAATCTTCACCATTCTTCGCCGACGGAGACTCTCCTTCTTCCAGCTTTTCAACCACTCGATCTCCACGTTTATGTCGTTCCTGTGGCTTGAATTTTCTCAGTCGTTTCAGGTTCTGGCGATTCTATCGACTTCGGTGGTGTACGCAGTGGTTTATGGGTACAGATTCTGGACCGCGATTGGATTACGAAGGGCTTGTTTCCCTTTTGTGGTGAATTGTCAATTCGTTCTATTGGGTTGTAATTTAGCCTGCCATGTGGGAGTTTTGTTGCTTCATTTCATGAAAGGTGGATGCAATGGAATTGGGGCTTGGAGTTTGAATTCTGTTCTCAATGGAGCTATTTTACTGCTTTTCTTGAACTTCTATCTCAAAATTCATCTGGGGAAAACAGAGGATTCCATGAAGATCATCAAACCCCACCAACCCTGTTATGGGAATTTAGAGAATCAATCTCTGGGAAGAGTGTCTGAACCTGAGAATTTCAAAGATAAGTATCATTAA